The Setaria italica strain Yugu1 chromosome IX, Setaria_italica_v2.0, whole genome shotgun sequence genome has a window encoding:
- the LOC111258423 gene encoding protein FAR1-RELATED SEQUENCE 5-like: MAGQSPAPATASCASTVQRQATFKGKFRGGWIEGQGVFVGPDGTTYHGAWVADRCHGISAKSYANGDFYEGFSIRKGRVRYKTGTKEVIWRRLMCSCEGYRSVKYFERMDQKRQPRALTRCGCTARLDVEWSEIIGTWYVKDFVDVHTHALAKPEHVFVLRSHRGLNDPQKAEAVELGLGGLRPFQIMDVMEASHGGPWETGFLSQDLYNFFSRYKKGKVEGSDVEFVLNHMRQMQEKDPEFFFTFSVDAQGRLKNLFWSDAQSQIDYGVFGDVVVFDSTYRVNRYNLPFVPFIGVNHHRSTVVFGCGILSDETILSYVWLLEALLEAMHQKHPKSLITDGDAAMMRAIEIVMPDADHRLCSWHIEQNMLKRFRGSKLKDFRKFIYHAMEEGEFDRLWREFRGTHNIKEDNLWVNRMYELRRKWAATFTRGRHFLGMQSNQRSESLNSRLHNHLDRKMSLVDLMEHYEFCLSRIRRNEIELDARALCSIPFTKISADVLEKSAAQIFTPTIFQKVSFQIKKSSNWSVTEVTLQNGCLRYTDLSSGDKLTASLI; this comes from the exons ATGGCCGGGCAGAGCCCGGCCCCCGCCACAGCGAGCTGCGCCTCGACGGTGCAGCGGCAGGCCACGTTCAAGGGGAAGTTCCGCGGCGGCTGGATCGAGGGCCAAGGCGTGTTCGTCGGACCCGACGGCACCACCTACCACGGCGCATGGGTGGCGGACCGCTGCCACGGCATCAGCGCCAAGAGCTACGCCAACGGGGACTTCTACGAGG GGTTCAGTATCAGAAAGGGCAGAGTTAGGTACAAGACAGGCACCAAAGAGGTGATATGGAGAAGACTCATGTGCTCCTGTGAAGGATATAGATCTGTTAAGTACTTTGAAAGGATGGATCAAAAAAGACAGCCGCGTGCCCTCACCCGTTGTGGATGCACTGCTAGGCTTgatgtggagtggagtgaaATTATTGGCACCTGGTATGTGAAGGACTTTGTGGATGTCCATACACATGCCCTTGCAAAACCAGAGCATGTTTTTGTTTTGCGGTCTCATCGAGGGCTTAATGATCCTCAGAAAGCGGAGGCAGTAGAACTGGGACTAGGTGGGCTGCGTCCATTTCAGATCATGGACGTAATGGAGGCCAGCCACGGTGGTCCATGGGAGACTGGATTTCTTTCGCAGGACTTGTACAATTTCTTTTCAAGGTACAAGAAGGGAAAGGTTGAAGGAAGCGATGTAGAATTTGTGTTGAATCATATGCGTCAGATGCAAGAGAAAGATCCGGAGTTCTTTTTCACATTTAGTGTGGATGCACAAGGCAGGTTGAAGAACCTATTTTGGTCGGATGCACAGTCGCAGATAGACTATGGTGTTTTTGGAGACGTCGTTGTATTCGACAGCACTTACCGAGTGAACCGGTACAATCTTCCGTTTGTCCCTTTTATAGGAGTTAACCATCATCGAAGCACAGTTGTCTTTGGTTGCGGTATTTTATCGGATGAAACTATCTTGTCATACGTGTGGCTCCTCGAGGCTTTACTGGAGGCAATGCACCAGAAGCATCCAAAATCCTTAATTACTGATGGGGACGCAGCGATGATGAGAGCTATTGAGATTGTCATGCCTGATGCAGATCACAGATTGTGCAGTTGGCACATAGAGCAGAACATGCTGAAACGGTTCCGTGGTTCGAAGCTCAAGGATTTCAGGAAGTTCATATACCATGCAATGGAGGAGGGTGAATTTGATAGGCTTTGGAGAGAGTTTAGAGGTACCCATAATATCAAAGAAGATAACCTATGGGTAAATAGGATGTACGAACTTAGAAGGAAGTGGGCTGCCACGTTCACAAGAGGGAGACATTTCTTGGGCATGCAGAGCAATCAGAGGAGCGAGAGTCTGAACTCAAGGCTTCACAACCATTTAGACCGAAAGATGTCCTTAGTTGATTTAATGGAGCATTACGAGTTTTGCCTATCACGCATTCGTCGGAATGAGATTGAGCTTGATGCGAGGGCTCTATGCTCTATCCCATTCACTAAGATTTCTGCTGATGTTCTTGAGAAAAGTGCTGCGCAGATCTTCACACCAACTATATTCCAGAAAGTGAGCTTCCAGATAAAAAAATCAAGTAATTGGTCGGTGACAGAGGTGACATTGCAGAATGGGTGTTTGAG GTACACAGATTTATCTTCTGGAGATAAGCTTACAGCTTCATTGATATAG
- the LOC101764716 gene encoding CSC1-like protein RXW8: MKVGGLLTSAGINIGLCVLFLSLYSILRKQPQNVKVYFGRRIAEEHNRLRDAFILERFVPSPSWIVKSLRCTEDEILDTAGLDAVVFNRIMVFSIRIFSLAAILCVFGVLPLNYFGQDMHHVRIPSASLETFTIGNVQERSRWLWVHCVVLYIISAVACVLLYFEYKHIARLRLCHISRATSNPRHFTVLVQGIPKSTESFSRTVENFFTKYHASSYLSHQVVYKVGKVQKIVSGAKKVYRKFRHSKGTTVDKRCRSITFQCCFCGASSNSFQLLPSDFEQESEKPELNDSSLSLPDEECGAAFIFFKTRYAALVVAKILQTSNPMRWVTSLAPERDDIYWSNLWLPYKQLWIRHIATLLGSIVFMFLFLMPVTFIQGLTQLEQLQQRFPFLRGILEKKYMTQLITGYLPSVILQIFLYTVPPTMMLFSTLEGPISHSERKKSACCKVLYFTIWNVFFVNVLSGSAISQVIALSSPKDIPMQLARAVPVQATFFTTYVLTSGWASLSSELMQLFGLTWNFIRRYILRMKEDDLLYSFPYHTEVPKVLLFGLLGFTCSVLAPLILPFLLIYFCLGYVVYRNQFLNVYCTKYDTGGLYWPIAHNTTIFSLVLSQIICLGVFGLKESPVASGFTVPLIIFTLLFNQYCRKRHLPLFKTFPAQSLIDMDKEDQQMGRTEDLHDRLHSAYFQFPDTDDIPLEGAHNVGRDENGNGTSGESSRKESADDDPKDDLSHPTLAGLPVSQLRNAVISIGSILRPQRRELPV, translated from the exons ATGAAAGTTGGTGGTCTCCTGACCTCTGCTGGAATCAACATTGGCCTCTGTGTACTTTTTCTGTCACTGTACTCCATTCTAAGGAAGCAGCCACAAAATGTTAAGGTCTATTTTGGGCGAAGGATTGCTGAGGAGCACAACCGGCTCCGTGATGCTTTTATCTTGGAGAGATTTGTTCCATCCCCTAGTTGGATTGTCAAAAGTCTGCGGTGCACAGAGGATGAAATCTTAGATACTGCTGGGCTGGATGCTGTAGTTTTCAATAGAATTATGGTATTCAG CATACGCATCTTCTCCTTAGCCGCCATTCTTTGTGTATTTGGAGTCCTTCCATTGAATTATTTTGGACAAGATATGCATCATGTTCGTATTCCCTCAGCATCATTAGAGACATTTACAATAGGAAATGTGCAAGAAAGATCGAGATG GCTCTGGGTCCATTGCGTTGTATTGTACATCATATCTGCTGTAGCTTGCGTGCTTCTGTACTTC GAGTACAAGCACATTGCCAGGCTGAGGTTATGTCACATTTCTCGAGCAACAAGCAATCCTAGACATTTTACTGTCCTTGTCCAAGGAATACCTAAAAGTACAGAATCATTCAGCaggactgttgagaatttctttACCAAGTACCATGCATCAAGTTACCTATCTCATCAAGTCGTTTACAAAGTTGGGAAAGTTCAGAAGATAGTG AGTGGTGCAAAGAAGGTTTACAGGAAGTTCAGACATTCCAAGGGCACCACAGTTGATAAGAGATGCAGATCCATTACATTTCAATGTTGTTTTTGTGGAGCGTCTTCTAATTCATTCCAGTTGTTGCCCAGTGACTTCGAGCAAGAGAGCGAAAAGCCTGAACTGAATGATTCAAGCTTGAGCTTACCTGATGAG GAATGTGGTGCTGCTTTTATATTTTTCAAAACTCGGTATGCAGCACTAGTTGTAGCGAAAATTCTTCAGACATCCAACCCTATGAGATGGGTCACTAGTCTGGCTCCAGAACGTGATGACATTTATTGGTCTAATCTCTGGTTACCCTACAAGCAACTCTGGATTCGGCACATAGCTACACTTCTGGGTTCTATTGTTTTCATGTTTTTATTTCTCATGCCGGTGACGTTTATACAAGGTTTGACTCAGCTAGAGCAGCTGCAGCAAAGGTTCCCTTTCCTGAGAGGTATATTAGAAAA GAAATACATGACCCAGTTGATAACTGGATACCTTCCCAGTGTGATCTTGCAAATATTTTTGTATACTGTTCCCCCAACCATGATGCTATTTTCTACTTTAGAGGGTCCTATCTCTCACAGTGAAAGGAAGAAAAGTGCCTGCTGTAAAGTATTGTACTTCACCATTTGGAATGTCTTCTTTGTCAATGTCTTGTCAGGTTCTGCAATTAGCCAAGTGATTGCTTTATCAAGCCCAAAGGATATTCCTATGCAGCTGGCCAGAGCAGTACCTGTGCAG GCTACATTCTTTACAACCTATGTTCTTACTTCAGGATGGGCTAGTCTATCATCAGAACTTATGCAACTCTTTGGTCTTACATGGAACTTCATAAGAAGATATATTCTGCGAATGAAAGAAGACGACCTTCTTTACTCATTTCCCTATCACACTGAAGTGCCTAAAGTTCTGTTGTTTGGACTGTTGGGCTTCACATGCTCTGTACTAGCACCTCTTATCTTGCCCTTTTTATTGATATACTTTTGTCTCGGCTATGTTGTGTATCGCAACCAG TTCCTCAATGTTTACTGCACAAAATACGACACAGGCGGTCTATATTGGCCAATTGCCCACAATACTACAATATTCTCTCTAGTCCTCTCTCAGATCATCTGTCTTGGTGTATTTGGCTTAAAAGAATCCCCAGTAGCTTCAGGCTTCACTGTGCCTCTTATCATCTTTACTCTTTTGTTCAACCAGTATTGCAGAAAGCGTCATCTTCCATTATTCAAGACTTTCCCTGCACAG AGTTTGATTGACATGGACAAGGAAGATCAGCAAATGGGTAGAACTGAGGACCTTCATGATCGCCTTCATTCTGCTTACTTTCAGTTTCCTGACACCGACGACATACCTTTGGAAGGAGCACACAATGTTGGTAGAGATGAAAATGGAAATGGCACTTCCGGTGAATCGAGTCGCAAAGAAAGCGCCGATGATGACCCCAAAGATGACCTGTCTCACCCGACACTGGCCGGACTCCCTGTTAGCCAGCTGCGGAATGCGGTGATATCCATCGGTTCGATTTTGAGACCGCAGAGGAGAGAATTACCTGTATAG